A single region of the Vanessa atalanta chromosome Z, ilVanAtal1.2, whole genome shotgun sequence genome encodes:
- the LOC125076298 gene encoding ATP synthase subunit b, mitochondrial-like, with amino-acid sequence MLFSPILKLGYFKQYLKQPLVLTYTKICPPISTTKPVCPGSSGNPPSGTPSLGLKRAVKPGKVRMGFIPDEWFLFFYSKTGVTGPYVFGLVLTNYLFSKEIFVMEHEYYVGLSIFPMLYYASTRFGPDLGRSLDKSIDEYVETLEKARRDEACVYENAIKDAKDAQWRAEGQKLLMDAKKENIAMQLEAIYRERFMQVFRAVKGRLDYQVKLQRSMNRIHQKWMINWILQNVKKSITPDFEKAVLHKAIQDIAAISSKT; translated from the coding sequence atGCTTTTTAgtccaatattaaaattgggatattttaagcaatatctTAAGCAACCTTTAGTAttaacatataccaaaatatgtcCACCAATATCCACCACCAAACCAGTTTGTCCAGGTTCTTCAGGCAACCCTCCTTCAGGTACTCCGTCATTAGGATTAAAACGAGCAGTTAAACCTGGTAAAGTACGAATGGGCTTCATACCAGACGAATGGTTCCTGTTCTTCTATTCGAAAACCGGCGTAACTGGACCGTATGTGTTTGGATTAGTTCTAACGAACTATTTATTTAGCAAAGAAATTTTTGTTATGGAACATGAGTATTACGTCGGTTTGTCTATATTTCCTATGCTGTACTACGCTTCAACGAGATTTGGTCCAGACTTGGGCCGTAGCCTCGACAAGAGTATCGATGAATATGTCGAAACACTAGAAAAGGCGAGGAGGGACGAGGCATGTGTCTATGAAAATGCAATCAAAGACGCAAAAGATGCTCAATGGCGAGCAGAAGGACAAAAATTACTCATGGATgcaaagaaagaaaatatagcAATGCAATTAGAAGCGATATACCGAGAAAGATTTATGCAAGTATTTCGTGCCGTTAAGGGTCGCCTAGACTATCAAGTCAAGCTTCAACGTTCAATGAATAGAATACATCAAAAATGGATGATAAATTGGATACTTCAAAATGTTAAGAAATCTATAACTCCTGATTTCGAAAAAGCAGTTCTACATAAAGCAATACAAGATATAGCTGCTATCAGcagcaaaacataa
- the LOC125076213 gene encoding chitinase-like protein EN03: protein MKILVAFLGLAALAVATPTVSPSKVVCYYDSKSYVRESQARMLPLDLDPALSFCTHLVYGYAGIQPDTYKMVSLNENLDIDRNHANYRTLTNFKTKYPGLKVLLSVGGDADTEEEQKYNLLLESPTARTAFVNSGVLLAEQHGFDGIDLAWQFARIKPKKIRSTWGSIWHGIKKTFGTTLVDEKEAEHREGFTALVREMKAALNLKPNMQLSVTVLPNVNASIYYDVPAIINLVDIVNLNAFDYYTPSRNPKEADYTAPIYKPQNRNELLNVDSAVSYWLTSGTPSNKIVIGVATYGRTWKMDGDSEISGVPPIHVDGPGEAGPYTKTEGLLSYPEICAKLINPNHQKGMRPHLRKVTDPSKRFGTYAFRLPDDNSEGGLWVSYEDPDTAGQKATYAKSKNLGGVSIVDLSMDDFRGLCSGDKYPILRAAKYRL from the exons ATGAAAATTCTGGTTGCCTTCCTCGGGCTGGCTGCCCTGGCGGTGGCCACGCCAACCGTCTCGCCGAGCAAAGTCGTGTGCTACTACGATAGCAAGAGCTATGTCCGCGAAT CACAAGCTCGCATGCTGCCTCTGGACTTGGACCCAGCGCTATCGTTCTGCACCCACTTGGTCTACGGCTATGCTGGTATACAACCCGACACTTACAAAATGGTGTCGCTCAACGAGAACCTCGATATTGATCGCAACCATGCCAACTACAGAACTCTCACCAACTTCAAAACCAAATACCCCGGTCTCAAAGTTCTCCTGTCCGTTGGTGGAGATGCCGACACAGAAGAAGAACAGAAATACAACTTGCTG TTGGAGTCCCCAACAGCCCGTACAGCTTTCGTCAACTCTGGAGTACTTCTAGCTGAACAACATGGCTTCGATGGAATCGATTTGGCTTGGCAGTTCGCGAGGATCAAACCGAAAAAGATCCGCTCCACTTGGG GATCGATCTGGCATGGTATCAAGAAGACTTTCGGTACCACTCTCGTTGATGAAAAGGAGGCTGAACACAGAGAAGGATTCACGGCACTGGTCAGAGAAATGAAAGCGGCTCTCAACCTCAAGCCAAACATGCAATTGTCTGTCACCGTCCTCCCTAACGTCAACGCTAGca TTTACTACGACGTGCCAGCTATCATCAATTTGGTAGACATTGTGAACTTGAACGCTTTCGACTATTACACACCGTCGAGAAACCCTAAAGAGGCTGATTATACCGCACCTATCTACAAGCCCCAGAACCGCAATGAACTCCTCAACGTGGATTCTGCTGTGTCTTACTG GCTCACTAGTGGTACTCctagtaataaaatagttataggTGTCGCCACCTACGGCCGTACATGGAAAATGGACGGTGATAGCGAAATATCCGGAGTTCCCCCAATCCATGTCGATGGACCTGGCGAAGCag GACCCTACACTAAGACAGAGGGTTTGTTGAGCTACCCTGAAATCTGCGCAAAGCTGATCAACCCTAACCATCAAAAGGGTATGCGTCCTCATTTAAGGAAGGTCACCGACCCCAGCAAGCGTTTCG GAACATACGCTTTCCGTCTTCCCGACGACAACAGTGAGGGAGGTTTGTGGGTCAGCTATGAGGATCCTGATACAGCTGGACAAAAGGCAACTTATGCcaa GTCCAAGAACCTTGGAGGAGTTTCCATCGTCGACCTCAGCATGGACGATTTCCGTGGTCTCTGCTCGGGCGACAAGTACCCCATTCTTCGTGCAGCCAAATAccgcctttaa